The Corynebacterium halotolerans YIM 70093 = DSM 44683 region AACGGCATTGGATAAGAGTTATCCAATGGTAAATTGAGGGATCATCGTTGGATAACTCTTAAAGAGTGACGGATTGACGTGCCATCACTCGTTACCCGCTACCCGCGTGGATGCTGGGTACTCCTCCCGGGCCACTGTCTGGCGGAGATCCTTTCATCTTCGGAAAATCCCTGGCGACTAGGCCCAACGAAGACCCCCACCACGTGGTTGGGGCTTCGAGACGCGAGGCTGCGGTCAGGACTCCTTGAGAAGCACCGATGTGCTCGGGTAGCTCTCAGCGAAATTGTCCGGCAGCGGGGCGATGAAGACGTTCTCCGTGCGGGTGCGGGTGACCTTCCACTCACCGGCGATCCGCCGGAATTTGTTGTTGAGCCTGCTGGAGCGCAACAGCGCCGTACCGTCCGAGTACAGCCAGGGCTGCATGTGGATCCAGTAACCCTGTGCCTCATCCCCGTCCACGTAGATCTGCTCCGAGGTGAGGTAGTGGGCATTGAGGATGAGCTTCGGATCCTGATCCGCTGGCCAGAATCGGTTGAAGTGGGCGCGGATGGCGTCCTTGCCCTCCGCCTTGCCGAACTGCCCGGTGTAGTATTCGCCGACGCCTTCCCACAC contains the following coding sequences:
- a CDS encoding nuclear transport factor 2 family protein, with amino-acid sequence MITRLERRIDVLEAEAEIRRIQAKYMFLCDTPFPGFPPVSDEERIEQILELYSEDAVWEGVGEYYTGQFGKAEGKDAIRAHFNRFWPADQDPKLILNAHYLTSEQIYVDGDEAQGYWIHMQPWLYSDGTALLRSSRLNNKFRRIAGEWKVTRTRTENVFIAPLPDNFAESYPSTSVLLKES